Proteins from one Phocoena sinus isolate mPhoSin1 chromosome 8, mPhoSin1.pri, whole genome shotgun sequence genomic window:
- the LRP4 gene encoding low-density lipoprotein receptor-related protein 4, with protein MRRPWGALLLGALLCAHGLASSPECACGRSHFTCAVSALGECTCIPAQWQCDGDNDCGDHSDEDGCMLPTCSPLDFHCDNGKCIRRSWVCDGDNDCEDDSDEQDCPPRECEEDEFPCQNGYCIRSLWHCDGDNDCGDNSDEQCDMRKCSDKEFRCSDGSCIAEHWYCDGDTDCKDGSDEESCPSAVPVPPCNLEEFQCAYGRCILDIYHCDGDDDCGDWSDESDCSSHQPCRSGEFMCDSGLCINAGWRCDGDADCDDQSDERNCTTSICTAEQFRCRSGRCVRLSWRCDGEDDCADNSDEENCENTGSPHCASDQFLCWNGRCIGQRKLCNGVNDCGDSSDESPQQSCRPRTGEENCNVNNGGCTQKCQMVRGAVQCTCHTGYRLIEDGRTCQDVNECAEEGYCSQGCTNSEGAFQCWCEAGYELRPDRRSCKALGPEPVLLFANRIDIRQVLPHRSEYTLLLNNLENAIALDFHHRRELVFWSDVTLDRILRANLNGSNVEEVVSTGLESPGGLAVDWVHDKLYWTDSGTSRIEVANLDGAHRKVLLWQNLEKPRAIALHPMEGTIYWTDWGNTPRIEASSMDGSGRRIIADTHLFWPNGLTIDYAGRRMYWVDAKHHVIERADLDGSHRKAVISQGLPHPFAITVFEDSLYWTDWHTKSINSANKFTGKNQEIIRNKLHFPMDIHTLHPQRQPAGKNRCGDNNGGCTHLCLPSGQNYTCACPTGFRKISSHACAQSLDKFLLFARRMDIRRISFDTEDLSDDVIPLADVRSAVALDWDSRDDHVYWTDVSTDTISRAKWDGTGQEVVVDTSLESPAGLAIDWVTNKLYWTDAGTDRIEVANTDGSMRTVLIWENLDRPRDIVVEPMGGYMYWTDWGASPKIERAGMDASGRQVIISSNLTWPNGLAIDYGSQRLYWADAGMKTIEFAGLDGSKRKVLIGSQLPHPFGLTLYGERIYWTDWQTKSIQSADRLTGLDRETLQENLENLMDIHVFHRRRPPVSTPCATENGGCSHLCLRSPNPSAFSCTCPTGINLMPDGKTCSPGMNSFLIFARRIDIRMVSLDIPYFADVVVPINITMKNTIAIGVDPQEGRVYWSDSTLHRISRANLDGSQHEDIITTGLQTTDGLAVDAIGRKVYWTDTGTNRIEVGNLDGSMRKVLVWQNLDSPRAIVLYHEMGFMYWTDWGENAKLERSGMDGSDRTVLISNNLGWPNGLTVDKASSQLLWADAHTERIEAADLNGASRHTLVSPVQHPYGLTLLDSYIYWTDWQTRSIHRADKGTGSNVILVRSNLPGLMDIQAVDRAQPLGFNKCSSRNGGCSHLCLPRPSGFSCACPTGIQLKGDGKTCDPSPETYLLFSSRGSIRRISLDTSDHTDVHVPVPELNNVISLDYDSVDGKVYYTDVFLDVIRRADLNGSNMETVIGRGLKTTDGLAVDWVARNLYWTDTGRNTIEASRLDGSCRKVLINNSLDEPRAIAVFPRKGYLFWTDWGHIAKIERANLDGSERKVLINTDLGWPNGLTLDYDTRRIYWVDAHLDRIESADLSGKLRQVLVSHVSHPFALTQQDRWIYWTDWQTKSIQRVDKYSGRNKETVLANVEGLMDIIVVSPQRQTGTNACGVNNGGCTHLCFARASDFVCACPDEPDGRPCSLVPGQVPPAPRATSVSERSPVLPNTLPTTLRSSTSWTRTSLEEVEGRCSEKDARLGLCTYSNEAVPAASGEGLHVSYVIGGLLSILLILVVIAALMLYRHKKSKLTDPAMGNLTYSNPSYRTSTQEVKIEAIPKPAMYNQLCYKKEGGPDHNYTKEKVKIVEGICLLSGDDAEWDDLKQLRSSRGGLLRDHVCMKTDTVSIQASSGSLDDMETEQLLQEEQSECSSVHTAATPERRGSLPDTGWRHERKLSSESQV; from the exons gcCTAGCCAGCAGCCCCGAGTGTGCTTGTGGTCGGAGCCACTTCACGTGTGCAGTGAGTGCCCTCGGCGAGTGTACCTGCATCCCCGCCCAGTGGCAATGTGATGGAGACAACGACTGCGGGGACCACAGCGATGAGGACGGATGTA TGCTACCCACCTGCTCCCCTCTTGACTTCCACTGTGACAATGGCAAGTGCATCCGCCGCTCCTGGGTGTGTGACGGGGACAACGACTGTGAGGACGACTCGGACGAGCAGGACTGTC CCCCGCGGGAGTGTGAGGAAGACGAGTTCCCCTGCCAGAACGGCTACTGCATCCGGAGCTTGTGGCACTGCGATGGTGACAACGACTGTGGTGACAACAGCGATGAGCAGTGTG ACATGCGCAAGTGCTCCGACAAGGAATTCCGCTGCAGCGATGGAAGCTGTATCGCTGAGCACTGGTACTGCGATGGTGACACTGACTGCAAAGATGGCTCTGACGAGGAGAGCTGTC CCTCAGCAGTGCCAGTGCCCCCCTGCAACCTGGAGGAGTTTCAGTGTGCCTACGGCCGCTGCATCCTCGATATCTACCACTGCGATGGTGATGATGACTGCGGAGACTGGTCGGACGAGTCTGACTGCT CCTCCCACCAGCCCTGCCGCTCTGGGGAGTTCATGTGTGACAGTGGCCTGTGCATAAACGCGGGCTGGCGCTGTGATGGCGACGCGGACTGTGATGACCAATCTGATGAGCGCAACTGCA CCACCTCGATATGTACGGCGGAACAATTCCGCTGTCGATCAGGCCGCTGCGTCCGTCTGTCCTGGCGTTGTGATGGGGAGGACGACTGTGCGGACAACAGCGATGAAGAGAACTGTGAGAACACAG gaaGCCCCCACTGTGCCTCGGACCAGTTCCTGTGTTGGAATGGGCGCTGTATCGGGCAGAGGAAGCTGTGCAATGGGGTCAATGACTGTGGGGACAGCAGCGACGAAAGCCCACAGCAGAGCTGCC GGCCCCGGACGGGTGAGGAGAACTGCAATGTTAACAATGGTGGCTGCACCCAGAAGTGCCAGATGGTGCGGGGGGCAGTGCAGTGTACCTGCCACACAGGCTACCGGCTCATCGAGGACGGACGCACGTGCCAGG ATGTGAATGAATGTGCCGAGGAGGGGTACTGTAGCCAGGGCTGCACCAACAGCGAGGGGGCTTTCCAGTGCTGGTGCGAAGCAGGCTACGAACTCCGGCCTGACCGGCGCAGCTGCAAGGCTCTGG ggccggagcctgtgctactgTTCGCCAACCGCATCGACATCCGGCAGGTGCTGCCGCACCGCTCTGAGTACACACTGCTGCTCAACAACTTGGAGAACGCCATCGCCCTCGACTTCCACCACCGGCGTGAGCTTGTCTTCTGGTCCGATGTCACCCTGGACCGGATCCTCCGCGCCAACCTCAATGGCAGCAATGTGGAAGAGGTTGTGTCTACAGGGCTCGAGAGCCCAG GGGGCCTGGCTGTGGATTGGGTCCATGACAAACTCTACTGGACCGACTCAGGGACATCAAGGATTGAGGTGGCTAACCTGGATGGGGCCCACCGGAAGGTGCTTCTATGGCAGAACCTTGAGAAGCCCAGGGCCATTGCCTTGCACCCCATGGAGGG TACCATTTACTGGACAGACTGGGGCAACACCCCCCGCATCGAGGCCTCCAGCATGGATGGCTCTGGACGCCGCATCATCGCCGATACCCATCTCTTCTGGCCCAACGGCCTCACCATTGATTATGCCGGGCGTCGTATGTACTGGGTGGATGCTAAGCACCACGTCATCGAGAGGGCCGATCTGGACGGGAGTCACCGCAAGGCTGTCATTAGCCAGG GCCTCCCACATCCCTTTGCCATCACCGTGTTTGAAGATAGCCTGTACTGGACAGACTGGCACACCAAGAGCATCAATAGTGCTAACAAGTTTACTGGCAAGAACCAGGAGATCATTCGCAACAAACTGCACTTCCCCATGGACATCCACACCTTGCACCCCCAGCGCCAGCCTGCAG GGAAAAACCGCTGTGGGGACAACAACGGAGGCTGCACCCACCTGTGTCTTCCCAGTGGACAGAACTACACCTGTGCCTGCCCCACTGGCTTCCGCAAGATCAGCAGCCACGCCTGTGCCCAGA GTCTTGACAAGTTCCTGCTTTTTGCCCGAAGGATGGACATCCGTCGGATCAGCTTCGACACAGAGGACCTGTCCGATGATGTCATCCCACTGGCTGACGTGCGCAGTGCTGTGGCCCTTGACTGGGACTCCCGGGATGACCACGTGTACTGGACGGATGTCAGCACTGACACCATCAGCAGGGCCAAGTGGGATGGAACAGGACAGGAG GTGGTAGTGGATACCAGTTTGGAGAGCCCGGCAGGCCTGGCCATTGATTGGGTCACCAACAAGCTGTACTGGACAGATGCAG GGACAGACCGGATTGAAGTGGCCAACACGGATGGTAGCATGAGAACAGTACTCATCTGGGAAAACCTTGATCGTCCCCGAGACATCGTAGTGGAACCCATGGGCGG GTACATGTATTGGACGGACTGGGGTGCAAGCCCCAAGATTGAACGAGCTGGCATGGATGCCTCAGGTCGTCAGGTCATCATCTCTTCTAATCTGACGTGGCCTAATGGATTAGCCATTGACTACGGGTCCCAGCGGCTATACTGGGCTGATGCCGGCATGAAGACGATTGAATTTGCCGGACTGGATGGCAGCAAAAGGAAG GTACTGATTGGAAGCCAGCTGCCCCACCCATTTGGGCTGACCCTCTATGGAGAGCGCATCTATTGGACTGACTGGCAGACCAAGAGTATTCAGAGTGCCGACCGGCTGACGGGACTGGACCGGGAGACCCTGCAGGAGAACTTGGAAAACCTCATGGACATCCATGTCTTCCACCGTCGGCGACCCCCAG TGTCCACGCCATGCGCTACGGAGAATGGCGGCTGCAGCCACCTGTGTCTTCGGTCCCCAAATCCAAGTGCCTTCAGCTGTACCTGCCCCACAGGCATCAACCTGATGCCTGATGGCAAGACCTGTTCACCAG GCATgaacagtttcctcatcttcgcCAGGAGGATAGACATACGCATGGTCTCCTTGGACATCCCTTATTTTGCCGATGTGGTGGTACCAATCAACATTACCATGAAGAACACCATTGCCATTGGAGTGGATCCCCAGGAAG GAAGAGTGTACTGGTCAGACAGCACGCTGCACAGGATCAGCCGTGCCAATCTGGATGGCTCACAGCACGAGGACATCATCACCACAG GGCTGCAGACCACAGATGGGCTCGCAGTGGATGCCATTGGCCGGAAAGTGTACTGGACAGACACGGGAACCAACCGGATTGAAGTGGGCAACCTGGACGGGTCCATGCGGAAGGTGTTGGTGTGGCAGAACCTCGACAGCCCCCGTGCCATTGTACTGTACCACGAGATGGG TTTCATGTACTGGACAGACTGGGGGGAGAATGCCAAGTTAGAGCGGTCTGGAATGGATGGCTCAGACCGTACCGTGCTCATCAGCAACAACCTAGGGTGGCCCAATGGACTGACTGTGGACAAGGCCAGCTCCCAACTGCTCTGGGCTGATGCCCACACGGAG CGAATTGAGGCTGCTGATCTGAATGGTGCCAGTCGGCACACCCTGGTGTCACCTGTGCAGCACCCATATGGCCTCACCCTGCTCGACTCCTATATCTACTGGACTGACTGGCAGACCCGTAGCATCCACCGTGCCGACAAGGGTACTGGCAGCAATGTCATCCTGGTGAGGTCCAACCTGCCAGGCCTCATGGACATCCAGGCTGTGGACAGGGCACAGCCACTGG GTTTTAACAAGTGCAGTTCAAGAAATGGTGGCTGCTCTCACCTCTGCCTGCCTCGGCCCTCTGGCTTTTCCTGTGCCTGCCCCACTGGCATCCAGCTGAAGGGAGATGGGAAGACCTGTGACCCCTCTCCTGAGACCTACCTGCTCTTCTCCAGCCGCGGCTCCATCCGGCGTATCTCACTGGACACCAGCGACCACACAGATGTGCACGTGCCCGTTCCCGAGCTCAACAATGTCATCTCCCTGGATTATGACAGTGTGGATGGAAAGGTCTATTACACAGATGTGTTCCTGGATGTTATCAG GCGAGCGGATCTGAATGGCAGCAACATGGAGACGGTGATCGGACGTGGGCTGAAGACCACCGATGGGCTGGCAGTGGACTGGGTGGccaggaatctgtattggacAGATACAGGCCGAAATACCATTGAAGCATCGAGGCTAGATGGTTCCTGCCGCAAAGTGCTGATTAACAACAGCCTGGATGAACCTCGGGCCATTGCCGTTTTCCCCAGGAAGGG GTACCTCTTCTGGACAGACTGGGGCCACATTGCCAAGATTGAACGGGCGAACTTGGATGGCTCTGAGCGGAAGGTCCTCATCAACACAGACCTGGGTTGGCCCAATGGCCTTACCCTGGACTATGATACCCGCAG GATCTACTGGGTGGATGCCCATCTGGACCGGATTGAGAGCGCCGACCTCAGTGGGAAGCTCCGGCAGGTCTTGGTCAGCCACGTGTCGCACCCCTTTGCTCTCACTCAG CAGGACAGGTGGATCTACTGGACAGACTGGCAGACCAAGTCAATCCAGCGTGTTGACAAGTACTCAGGCCGGAACAAGGAGACGGTGTTGGCGAATGTGGAGGGACTCATGGATATCATCGTGGTTTCCCCTCAGCGGCAGACAG GGACCAATGCCTGTGGTGTGAACAACGGCGGCTGCACCCACCTCTGCTTTGCCAGAGCCTCAGACTTTGTATGTGCCTGTCCTGACGAGCCTGATGGCCGGCCCTGCTCCCTTG TACCTGGCCAGGTGCCCCCAGCTCCCAGGGCTACCAGCGTAAGTGAAAGGAGCCCCGTGCTACCCAACACGCTACCGACGACCTTGCGTTCTTCTACCAGCTGGACCCGCACATCTCTGGAGGAGGTGGAAGGGAG ATGCTCTGAAAAGGATGCCCGGCTGGGCCTCTGCACGTATTCCAATGAGGCCGTACCTGCTGCTTCAG GGGAAGGACTTCATGTCAGCTATGTCATCGGTGGACTCCTCAGCATTCTGCTTATTCTGGTGGTGATCGCGGCTTTGATGCTGTACAG ACACAAAAAATCCAAGTTAACTGATCCTGCAATGGGGAACCTGACCTACAGCAACCCTTCCTACCGAACTTCCACTCAGGAAGTGAAAATTGAAGCAATCCCCAAACCAGCCATGTACAATCAACTGTGCTATAAGAAagag GGTGGACCTGACCATAACTACACCAAGGAGAAGGTCAAGATTGTAGAGGGGATCTGCCTCCTGTCTGGGGACGATGCTGAGTGGGATGACCTCAAGCAACTGCGCAGCTCCCGAGGGGGCCTCCTTCGGGATCATGTATGCATGAAGACAGACACCGTGTCCATCCAGGCCAGCTCTGGCTCCCTGGATGACATGGAGACGGAGCAGCTGTTGCAGGAAGAGCAGTCTGAGTGCAGCAGCGTCCATACCGCAGCCACTCCTGAAAGACGGGGCTCCCTGCCAGACACAGGCTGGAGACACGAACGCAAGCTCTCCTCAGAGAGCCAAGTCTAA